Proteins encoded in a region of the Paenibacillus sp. E222 genome:
- a CDS encoding metalloregulator ArsR/SmtB family transcription factor: protein MLNVKREEERTTRERILFMLKQQGTMTAREMTAELGLTGMAIRRHLTALEQDGWIEVREARATAGRPSAVYHLTVRGDSFFPKSYSSLTLELLEELSDSAGSGVVDALFESRRDKLLRSGQPQMEGQDLAGRVEELARIQNANGYMADASKEEDGTYVLTELNCPIVQVASVYKQACRCELELFRSLLQADVERTECYAEGGKKCTYQIREAAGN from the coding sequence GTGCTGAACGTGAAGCGCGAAGAGGAACGAACGACGCGTGAACGGATTTTGTTCATGCTGAAGCAGCAAGGCACAATGACCGCAAGGGAAATGACAGCTGAGCTTGGTCTGACCGGCATGGCGATTCGCCGTCACCTCACGGCACTGGAGCAGGATGGATGGATAGAAGTTCGGGAAGCCAGAGCGACAGCAGGACGTCCATCGGCTGTGTACCATCTGACGGTACGCGGGGATAGCTTTTTCCCAAAATCATATTCATCACTAACCCTGGAGCTGCTGGAGGAACTGTCGGATTCAGCGGGCAGCGGTGTCGTGGATGCATTGTTCGAGAGCCGTCGGGACAAGCTGCTTCGCAGCGGACAGCCGCAGATGGAAGGTCAGGATCTGGCCGGACGTGTCGAGGAACTCGCGCGTATACAGAATGCAAACGGATATATGGCGGATGCCTCCAAGGAAGAGGATGGCACCTATGTGCTTACCGAGCTGAACTGCCCCATTGTGCAGGTAGCGAGTGTCTATAAACAGGCTTGCCGTTGTGAACTGGAGCTGTTCCGTTCATTGCTACAGGCTGATGTGGAACGCACCGAATGTTATGCAGAGGGCGGCAAAAAATGCACGTACCAGATTCGCGAAGCGGCTGGGAATTAG
- a CDS encoding phosphotransferase family protein: protein MVHRLGHKIGEGGCAEVFEWEDGSKIVKLAKPNTVTAALEAELHHCRIASSCGLPVPQPYDLVTVEGRSGIVFERIDGETIMKRFVDRSVEQYRMQQPLDIREDFVNARITAQLFHQIHSHSVAHMPSQRENFKHNILAAQYLTETEKAAVIDQLDRLPMKQQLCHGDPNPGNILLRDNDAVIIDWNNASTGNPEADLAEYIIMIRYAILPPHLPHEAMVALDATREASIHIFMEEYENLSGIGYADIEPWIAPVAARKLIADGISDAEKKMLIDEIRRRLDTPYP, encoded by the coding sequence ATGGTCCATAGGCTTGGCCACAAAATTGGTGAAGGTGGATGTGCGGAGGTGTTCGAATGGGAAGATGGAAGCAAGATCGTCAAGCTGGCGAAGCCCAATACCGTTACGGCTGCATTGGAGGCCGAACTTCATCACTGTCGAATAGCTTCCTCGTGTGGGCTGCCGGTTCCCCAGCCATATGACCTGGTGACTGTTGAGGGACGATCAGGTATTGTATTTGAACGGATTGATGGCGAGACGATCATGAAGCGTTTTGTAGACAGATCAGTAGAGCAGTACCGTATGCAGCAGCCTTTGGATATCAGGGAGGACTTTGTAAATGCCCGAATTACAGCACAGCTCTTTCACCAGATTCATTCGCATTCGGTTGCCCATATGCCGAGTCAGCGGGAAAATTTCAAGCATAATATTCTAGCAGCACAATATCTGACTGAAACGGAGAAGGCTGCCGTGATTGACCAATTGGATCGATTACCAATGAAGCAGCAGCTATGTCACGGTGATCCCAATCCGGGTAACATACTTCTTAGGGACAATGATGCAGTCATTATCGACTGGAACAATGCCTCTACCGGAAATCCCGAAGCTGACTTGGCCGAATATATCATTATGATTCGATACGCCATACTGCCACCTCATCTGCCACATGAGGCGATGGTTGCTCTTGATGCTACGAGAGAGGCAAGTATCCACATATTTATGGAAGAATATGAGAATCTTTCCGGTATTGGTTACGCAGACATTGAACCCTGGATTGCTCCTGTTGCAGCGCGTAAACTGATTGCGGATGGGATATCCGATGCGGAGAAAAAAATGCTCATAGATGAAATTAGAAGAAGACTCGATACTCCATATCCATGA
- a CDS encoding InlB B-repeat-containing protein — translation MVRLSLFKKISIIGLVFLIGLSGLWNLSSIVQPAHAAAAVPYVGEIRLFPYSAGPTGWMPARGQTLSIDQNTELYSLLGNNYGGDGKSTFSLPDLTHAAPEGMGYYIAMNGTFPPRNTDHPFSQNAVLGEVRLFPYAYSPTGWLSADGRSVNTSVYSALYEMIGTTYGSDKPDEFKLPNLPEINGVHYAIFTDPTNQAEKGTGNEFIGEIIPMLVNLPLKNWILANGSTLTTNNNQPLFSLLGTKFGGNGSSEFKVPNLNGSQPDLVYYISNEGTFPILDGVRLPVAAEDTYTTNSNSALVVPAPGLLANDSDASSVILKSGPMNGTLVLHADGAFTYTPSTNYVGSDSFTYSAKNQWDTSIPVLVTITVKQSIPPIVSGVSDGGLYNHTVTPTFDNGTATLNGAAFTSGTTVMADGVYTLVVTNSIGSTTLTFSIDTADPVVSGVTDNGKYNEGPTITFNEGTATLNGSLFSSGETVQSEGEYVLIVTDSAGNTTSLHFSFYTPRTVMFNSNGGSEVTEQTVYYGDKVIVPADPTKAGYTFAGWHNDSALNQAFDFNNTTVTHNLTLYAKWMVNSYTVNFETNGGSVVPDQTVTYGELVKAPDVPTKAGHTFAGWYTEPEWSTPFDLNTRSIVQDTTLYAKWTPNTYKVTFNTLGGSAVSDAAVEYEKKLSAPASPSRSGYTFAGWYADPELKTPFNFTQTEITSDLTLYAKWSVNSTPPSGGNDGNSSGGGSGNQNNNGSSSTPSPPDTITHSSTNGRLTLAAGHAGQLSLGNDIMISIPAGAMNQELKVTIEQIADPSASLTHQVQLLSPVYELLKNAPQNFTVPVTITLTFDPSKLQSNQQAKLFYFDEEKQVWLSAGEPTVEGKHIRVNVDHFTKFAVLAVDQPKEPADISFHDVEGHWAKEVIQQATLQGIVKGYADGTFKPDASITRAEFTVMLMNTLNTEYTEATLSFTDRSNIGAWAQSAVARALQAGFIQGDSKGAFRPNEAVTRAEMTVMVANAMQLKADSGTQSSFADDDQIPSWAKTAVAGLQKFGLLNGKGLNSFAPRDNTTRAEAVKLLLSMPK, via the coding sequence TTGGTACGTTTATCACTATTCAAGAAAATAAGCATCATCGGGCTGGTATTCCTCATTGGACTGAGTGGCCTGTGGAATCTTTCGAGCATTGTACAGCCGGCGCACGCTGCGGCAGCAGTTCCCTATGTTGGTGAGATCCGTTTATTCCCGTATAGCGCCGGCCCGACAGGATGGATGCCCGCCAGAGGACAGACGCTCTCTATAGACCAAAATACAGAGCTCTACTCGCTGCTAGGAAATAACTATGGCGGTGACGGAAAATCAACATTTTCCTTACCTGACCTTACCCACGCTGCACCAGAAGGGATGGGCTATTACATAGCTATGAATGGTACATTCCCTCCCCGAAACACAGACCATCCATTCAGCCAAAATGCGGTGTTAGGCGAGGTTCGCCTATTTCCTTATGCCTACTCTCCTACGGGTTGGTTATCTGCTGATGGCCGGAGCGTTAATACATCCGTATACTCGGCTCTATATGAAATGATTGGTACAACCTACGGATCAGACAAACCGGATGAATTCAAGCTGCCTAACCTCCCAGAGATTAATGGTGTACATTACGCTATATTTACGGACCCAACCAACCAAGCCGAGAAAGGTACAGGTAATGAGTTCATAGGTGAGATTATTCCCATGTTAGTCAATCTTCCGTTAAAAAACTGGATATTGGCGAATGGTTCCACTCTTACCACCAACAATAATCAGCCCCTGTTTAGTCTATTGGGCACCAAGTTTGGCGGCAATGGTTCGAGCGAATTTAAAGTGCCCAATCTGAATGGCAGCCAGCCTGACCTCGTATATTACATTTCAAATGAAGGAACATTCCCCATTTTAGACGGTGTGCGACTTCCAGTAGCAGCCGAAGACACCTATACCACCAACTCAAACTCGGCTTTGGTTGTGCCTGCGCCTGGTTTGCTTGCCAATGATAGCGATGCATCTTCCGTTATTTTGAAAAGTGGCCCGATGAACGGAACACTGGTACTGCATGCGGATGGAGCGTTTACTTATACTCCAAGCACCAATTATGTGGGCAGCGACAGCTTCACCTACAGTGCCAAGAATCAATGGGATACAAGTATTCCAGTGTTAGTGACCATAACCGTTAAGCAAAGCATCCCCCCAATAGTCAGCGGTGTATCAGACGGCGGATTATATAATCATACGGTGACACCAACCTTTGATAACGGTACGGCTACGCTGAATGGCGCTGCATTCACGAGTGGCACTACAGTAATGGCCGACGGCGTTTATACTTTGGTGGTGACCAACAGTATTGGCAGTACAACGTTGACTTTTTCCATTGATACAGCAGATCCTGTTGTATCGGGTGTCACCGATAATGGAAAATACAATGAAGGCCCAACAATCACTTTTAATGAAGGAACAGCCACTCTGAACGGTTCACTCTTCAGCAGCGGAGAAACGGTCCAATCTGAAGGAGAATATGTACTGATTGTTACCGATAGTGCAGGCAATACCACAAGCCTACATTTCAGTTTTTATACACCGCGTACTGTAATGTTTAACAGTAACGGTGGTTCTGAAGTAACCGAACAAACGGTATATTACGGTGACAAGGTTATTGTTCCAGCAGATCCAACTAAAGCAGGATACACTTTCGCTGGCTGGCATAATGACTCAGCTTTGAACCAAGCTTTCGATTTCAATAATACAACTGTCACCCACAATCTCACCCTGTATGCGAAATGGATGGTCAACTCCTATACCGTTAACTTCGAAACTAATGGTGGGTCAGTGGTTCCTGATCAGACAGTCACGTATGGTGAGTTGGTGAAAGCTCCTGACGTTCCAACCAAAGCAGGACACACTTTCGCTGGCTGGTATACTGAGCCTGAATGGAGTACGCCATTTGACCTGAATACTAGATCGATTGTCCAGGACACCACATTGTATGCAAAATGGACACCAAACACATATAAGGTAACGTTCAATACACTTGGAGGATCAGCAGTATCCGATGCAGCTGTTGAATACGAAAAGAAACTTTCAGCACCTGCTTCGCCAAGCCGTTCTGGCTATACGTTTGCAGGCTGGTATGCAGACCCCGAGTTGAAAACTCCATTCAACTTTACTCAAACAGAGATCACATCCGATCTGACCTTATATGCCAAATGGAGTGTTAATTCCACGCCACCATCAGGTGGTAATGATGGTAACAGCAGCGGCGGCGGCTCTGGTAACCAGAATAACAACGGGTCGAGCAGTACCCCTTCGCCGCCTGATACCATAACCCATTCGTCCACGAATGGACGTTTAACACTTGCAGCGGGGCACGCCGGGCAATTAAGTTTGGGCAATGACATTATGATATCCATCCCTGCCGGGGCGATGAACCAGGAACTCAAGGTTACCATTGAACAGATTGCAGATCCTTCTGCCTCGCTGACCCACCAGGTCCAGCTGCTCAGCCCGGTATATGAACTGCTCAAGAACGCTCCTCAAAACTTCACTGTGCCCGTAACCATAACCCTGACATTTGATCCATCAAAGTTGCAGAGCAATCAGCAGGCTAAACTATTCTACTTTGATGAAGAAAAACAGGTTTGGCTTTCCGCTGGTGAACCTACTGTGGAAGGCAAGCACATTCGGGTGAACGTAGATCATTTTACCAAATTCGCCGTGTTGGCGGTTGATCAGCCCAAAGAGCCAGCAGACATTTCGTTTCATGATGTCGAAGGACACTGGGCGAAAGAAGTCATCCAGCAAGCTACTCTTCAAGGCATCGTTAAAGGATATGCTGATGGAACATTCAAGCCGGATGCATCCATTACACGTGCAGAGTTTACGGTGATGCTGATGAATACCCTGAACACAGAGTACACGGAAGCGACATTATCTTTTACCGATCGTTCAAACATAGGAGCTTGGGCACAGTCTGCTGTAGCGCGTGCTTTACAGGCGGGATTTATTCAAGGAGACTCAAAAGGGGCTTTTCGCCCGAATGAAGCTGTCACTCGTGCAGAGATGACTGTCATGGTCGCCAACGCCATGCAATTAAAGGCAGACTCTGGCACCCAATCATCCTTTGCAGATGATGATCAGATTCCGTCCTGGGCCAAAACAGCTGTTGCTGGCTTGCAAAAGTTCGGGCTACTGAACGGCAAAGGGTTGAACTCCTTTGCTCCTAGAGACAACACTACACGTGCAGAAGCGGTTAAATTATTGCTGAGCATGCCAAAATAA
- a CDS encoding ABC transporter substrate-binding protein has translation MKKKFLMSLMMVASMIVAAGCGNNSGGSTTTEGSGSTTDEGTAEKSYRIAISQIVEHPSLDATREGFIAALKDAGLEENKNLTIDYNNAQGDSTNNLSIAQKIAGDSKNDLILGIATPSALALAQQVKDKPLLFAAVTDPLGAKLVSDMDKPGGNVTGASDTNPEAIVQLADFIAKYLPDVKTVGLVINEGEPNAVVMANNAEKALATHNIKLVKAPVTNTSEVKQATDSLVGKVDAFYITLDNSVVSAVDTIIQTANKNKIPFFSSDRDTVEKGAFATVGFKYYDHGYQVGEMAADILKNGTKPGDMKVTVPDKLDLILNLKAAEAQGITVTDEMKAEVKDQDTNIIQ, from the coding sequence ATGAAAAAGAAATTCTTAATGTCTCTGATGATGGTTGCATCTATGATCGTAGCGGCAGGTTGCGGAAATAACAGCGGCGGTAGCACAACGACCGAGGGATCAGGCAGCACAACAGATGAAGGTACGGCAGAAAAATCGTATCGCATTGCGATCTCGCAAATCGTCGAGCATCCATCGCTGGATGCCACACGTGAAGGATTCATTGCAGCGCTGAAGGATGCTGGTCTTGAAGAGAACAAGAATCTGACGATTGACTACAATAACGCTCAAGGCGATTCAACGAACAACCTGTCCATTGCCCAGAAGATTGCCGGGGATTCCAAAAATGATTTGATCCTGGGGATTGCAACACCATCCGCACTGGCTCTGGCTCAACAAGTGAAGGATAAGCCATTGCTGTTCGCGGCAGTGACGGACCCGCTGGGTGCCAAACTGGTGAGTGACATGGACAAGCCAGGCGGCAATGTAACAGGTGCATCGGATACGAACCCGGAGGCGATTGTGCAATTGGCTGATTTTATCGCCAAATATTTGCCGGATGTGAAGACGGTAGGACTGGTTATTAACGAGGGCGAACCGAATGCGGTTGTGATGGCGAACAATGCAGAAAAAGCACTGGCTACACATAATATCAAGCTGGTCAAAGCACCAGTTACGAACACATCCGAAGTAAAACAGGCAACCGATTCTCTGGTTGGCAAAGTAGATGCCTTCTATATCACACTGGATAACTCGGTAGTTAGCGCAGTGGATACAATCATCCAGACAGCGAACAAAAATAAAATTCCGTTCTTCTCTAGTGACCGGGATACCGTGGAAAAAGGAGCTTTCGCAACTGTAGGTTTCAAATACTACGATCACGGATACCAAGTGGGTGAAATGGCTGCGGACATTTTGAAAAATGGTACGAAACCCGGTGACATGAAAGTCACCGTGCCGGACAAGCTGGATTTGATTCTGAACCTGAAAGCGGCTGAAGCTCAAGGCATTACCGTTACGGATGAGATGAAGGCAGAAGTGAAGGACCAGGATACCAACATTATTCAATAA
- a CDS encoding ABC transporter ATP-binding protein — protein sequence MLEITQVTKLFNPGTTDEKTALVGVNLTMNPGDFVTVIGSNGAGKSTLMNIISGVMKPDMGDVLINDRSIKSLPEHKRSSWIGRVFQDPMAGTAPHMSIEENMAMAYKRGKGRGLGFGVTRARREIFNAQLEKLGIGLDKRPNAKVGLLSGGERQALSLLMATFTQPQILLLDEHTAALDPSRAELITELTETLVREMRLTTLMVTHNMEQAIRLGNRLIMMDKGRIILDVSEERKRTLTVPELLGEFERISGKKMADDRVVLG from the coding sequence ATGCTTGAGATTACACAAGTAACCAAACTGTTTAATCCGGGAACGACGGACGAGAAGACCGCACTGGTTGGTGTAAATCTGACCATGAATCCGGGGGATTTCGTGACGGTGATTGGCAGTAACGGCGCAGGAAAATCAACGTTGATGAACATTATCTCAGGCGTCATGAAGCCCGACATGGGCGATGTGCTGATCAATGACCGTTCTATCAAAAGCCTGCCTGAGCATAAACGCAGCAGTTGGATTGGCCGTGTGTTTCAGGACCCGATGGCGGGTACAGCACCGCATATGTCCATTGAGGAGAATATGGCGATGGCGTACAAACGCGGCAAGGGCCGTGGACTGGGCTTTGGAGTGACCCGTGCCAGACGGGAGATTTTCAACGCTCAATTGGAGAAACTCGGCATTGGACTCGACAAACGCCCCAATGCCAAAGTGGGCCTTCTATCTGGCGGTGAGCGCCAGGCGCTCAGCCTGCTGATGGCAACATTCACCCAGCCGCAAATTTTGCTGCTAGACGAGCATACGGCTGCGCTTGATCCTTCTCGTGCGGAGCTGATCACAGAGCTGACAGAGACGCTTGTACGTGAGATGAGACTCACAACGTTGATGGTCACACACAATATGGAGCAGGCCATACGTTTGGGCAATCGTCTAATTATGATGGACAAAGGCCGGATTATTTTGGACGTTAGTGAAGAGCGCAAGCGCACACTTACCGTACCTGAGCTATTGGGTGAGTTTGAACGTATCAGTGGTAAAAAAATGGCCGATGATCGCGTGGTGCTGGGTTAA
- a CDS encoding ABC transporter permease, which yields MALGVYITFRILDFPDLTVDGSFTTGGAIAAVMISNDFSPWLACLAAMAGGMVAGACTGLLHTKGKINGLLSGILMMIALYSINMRILGAPNKSIMGMDNPFSGEHVMIIIIVVVLVFKIMLDLFMKTDIGLALRATGDNKRMIRSFGANTDVTTIVGVSLSNGLVALSGAFIAQQSGFADITMGIGMIVIGLASVIIGEAILGARTVFWATLAAVVGSIIYRIVVAIALQVEWFDTSDLKLITAVIVIIALVFPTMQRSMKQKSLARKRTEELMGSSSQQAKGGM from the coding sequence ATGGCACTGGGTGTATATATTACATTCCGCATACTGGACTTCCCCGATCTCACCGTAGACGGAAGTTTTACAACTGGAGGCGCAATCGCGGCGGTCATGATATCCAACGACTTCTCTCCTTGGCTCGCTTGCTTGGCAGCAATGGCTGGAGGAATGGTGGCTGGCGCCTGTACGGGTCTGCTGCACACCAAAGGCAAAATTAACGGGCTGTTATCCGGTATTCTGATGATGATTGCCTTGTATTCGATTAATATGCGTATTCTTGGTGCACCTAATAAATCCATTATGGGCATGGATAATCCCTTCTCGGGAGAGCATGTCATGATTATCATTATCGTGGTTGTGCTGGTATTCAAAATCATGCTGGATCTATTCATGAAAACCGATATCGGACTGGCACTGCGTGCTACAGGTGACAACAAACGCATGATTCGCAGCTTCGGCGCGAATACGGATGTGACCACCATCGTTGGTGTCAGTCTGTCCAACGGACTTGTTGCGCTGTCTGGGGCATTTATTGCACAGCAATCCGGTTTTGCAGACATTACGATGGGAATTGGGATGATCGTTATCGGACTGGCCTCCGTTATTATCGGGGAAGCCATTCTGGGTGCAAGAACCGTATTCTGGGCCACGCTTGCGGCCGTCGTCGGTTCAATTATTTACCGGATTGTGGTCGCGATCGCACTCCAGGTCGAATGGTTTGACACATCCGATCTGAAGCTGATCACCGCGGTGATCGTTATTATCGCACTTGTTTTCCCAACTATGCAGCGCTCCATGAAGCAGAAAAGTCTGGCTCGCAAACGAACCGAAGAGCTGATGGGCTCGTCGAGCCAACAGGCGAAGGGAGGCATGTGA
- a CDS encoding rhodanese-related sulfurtransferase, producing the protein MCNSAYRVLLYYKFVKIEDPETFTQEHLQYCKDLGVKGRILIASEGINGTVSGTPEQTEQYMKDMHANPLFSDMVFKIDDVEEHAFKKIFVRHKAELVTFRVDEELDPNVISGKRLSPKEFYEHLQQEDVIVIDGRNDYEYEIGHFRGAIRPDVESFREFPEWIRENLGDMKDKKIITYCTGGIRCEKLTGFMINEGFQDVAQLDGGIVTYGKDDEVQGRLFDGKCYVFDERISVPINRTDEDIVIASCYHCGTTHDRYINCPTCNLQHVCCEDCEETHNRFCSDACREAAPVTA; encoded by the coding sequence ATGTGTAACAGCGCGTACCGCGTGCTTTTATATTATAAGTTCGTGAAGATTGAAGACCCTGAAACGTTTACGCAAGAGCATCTGCAATACTGTAAGGACCTGGGGGTAAAAGGCCGTATTCTGATTGCCTCGGAAGGCATCAACGGTACTGTATCCGGTACACCAGAGCAAACCGAACAGTATATGAAGGATATGCATGCCAACCCGCTGTTCAGCGATATGGTATTTAAGATTGATGATGTCGAAGAGCATGCGTTCAAAAAAATATTTGTTCGTCACAAAGCCGAGCTGGTTACGTTCCGTGTGGACGAAGAATTGGACCCGAACGTCATTAGCGGTAAACGGTTGTCCCCAAAAGAATTTTACGAGCATCTTCAACAGGAGGATGTTATTGTAATTGACGGCCGTAATGACTACGAGTACGAAATTGGTCATTTCCGAGGTGCGATTCGTCCGGACGTTGAGTCGTTCCGCGAGTTTCCGGAATGGATTCGGGAGAACCTGGGTGACATGAAGGACAAAAAGATCATTACCTACTGTACTGGCGGCATCCGTTGTGAGAAGCTGACTGGGTTCATGATTAACGAAGGTTTCCAGGACGTGGCACAACTTGATGGCGGAATTGTTACCTATGGTAAGGACGATGAGGTACAAGGTCGTCTGTTTGATGGCAAATGTTATGTATTTGACGAGCGTATTTCCGTGCCGATTAACCGGACGGATGAAGATATCGTGATTGCTAGCTGTTATCACTGTGGAACGACACATGACCGTTATATTAATTGTCCAACCTGCAACCTGCAGCATGTATGCTGTGAGGATTGCGAAGAGACGCATAACCGCTTTTGCTCGGATGCCTGCCGGGAGGCAGCACCGGTAACCGCATAA
- a CDS encoding TetR/AcrR family transcriptional regulator, whose protein sequence is MPPKSDITQDKVLSAAFELVRTQGLEALTARNVAQALHCSTQPIYSLYNNIEELKSNVYDKAAEFARHSMVEYKDDANSPALNLTIGFLYFAQNEKQLFRALYLSGYRQYNPHTDQFLGEELTTFYMRYSRRLQNVSVEQLKRIFLKLMIYLIGIGTLLNSHTLELDIKEAIEMIREMYEMLLHKEGLT, encoded by the coding sequence ATGCCACCCAAATCCGACATTACGCAGGACAAAGTATTATCTGCCGCCTTTGAGCTTGTACGGACCCAAGGCTTGGAGGCGCTAACTGCACGAAACGTTGCTCAGGCGCTCCATTGTTCCACCCAACCGATCTATAGTCTCTATAATAACATCGAAGAGTTGAAATCAAACGTGTATGACAAGGCTGCCGAATTTGCCCGTCACAGTATGGTGGAGTATAAGGACGATGCGAATTCCCCTGCGTTGAACCTGACCATCGGTTTCCTGTACTTTGCACAGAACGAGAAGCAGCTATTTCGAGCCTTGTATCTATCAGGTTATCGGCAATATAACCCTCACACAGATCAGTTTCTGGGCGAAGAGTTAACTACGTTCTATATGCGATATAGCAGACGGTTACAGAATGTATCTGTCGAGCAACTCAAGCGCATTTTCTTAAAGCTCATGATCTATTTAATCGGCATCGGAACACTTCTGAACTCGCACACCTTGGAGCTGGACATAAAGGAAGCGATTGAAATGATCCGGGAAATGTACGAGATGTTGCTGCATAAGGAAGGTCTCACTTAG
- a CDS encoding Rpn family recombination-promoting nuclease/putative transposase, with translation MTELLDPKNDYVFKRIFGSEENKDVLLAFLNHTFKNAGESLLTDIVLINPYLDKDTPRDKQSILDIRAKTDQGELINVEMQLFNQYDLEKRTLFYWGKQYSGQLLEGQRYSQLKKCVAINIVNFKMLANDQYHNVFHLREDHTNIPLTDVIEIHFMEIPKLNDENILMKNGLVRWLLFLKGMTRSSWEALLMHEPEPALKKAMSVLEFLSQDEQARQQYIDRQKFLWDEVSMIEGAREEGLKKGMEEGIQKGIQKGIQKGIEEGIKEGIKEGIKEGEAESKRKIAMNMLNLGLDQDTIIKATGLTSSELEELQKEKE, from the coding sequence ATGACAGAGTTGCTTGATCCCAAGAACGATTATGTATTCAAACGAATTTTTGGAAGTGAAGAGAATAAGGATGTGCTTTTGGCTTTTCTGAATCACACCTTCAAAAATGCAGGTGAATCCTTACTGACCGACATTGTGTTGATCAACCCTTATTTGGACAAGGATACCCCGAGAGATAAACAGTCCATTCTGGACATACGGGCCAAAACAGATCAAGGTGAGCTAATTAATGTTGAAATGCAGTTGTTTAATCAGTATGATTTAGAGAAGAGGACTTTGTTCTATTGGGGTAAACAATACTCCGGACAATTACTTGAGGGACAGAGATATAGCCAACTCAAAAAATGCGTTGCGATAAACATTGTTAATTTCAAAATGCTTGCTAATGACCAGTACCACAACGTATTTCATTTAAGAGAAGACCATACCAATATTCCTTTGACGGATGTTATAGAGATTCATTTTATGGAAATACCTAAGCTGAATGATGAAAATATTCTAATGAAGAATGGATTGGTGCGCTGGCTGTTATTTTTGAAAGGAATGACTAGATCAAGCTGGGAGGCGTTATTGATGCACGAACCGGAACCGGCGTTGAAAAAAGCCATGAGTGTATTGGAGTTTCTGAGCCAGGATGAGCAAGCACGTCAACAATATATTGACCGTCAGAAATTTCTGTGGGATGAAGTTTCCATGATTGAGGGCGCGCGAGAAGAGGGGCTCAAGAAAGGCATGGAGGAAGGTATCCAAAAAGGAATCCAAAAAGGAATCCAAAAAGGAATCGAAGAAGGCATCAAAGAAGGCATCAAAGAAGGAATTAAAGAAGGTGAAGCTGAGAGCAAGCGGAAAATCGCAATGAATATGCTCAATTTGGGGCTTGATCAAGATACCATTATCAAAGCTACCGGGCTAACCTCATCTGAATTAGAGGAACTGCAAAAAGAAAAGGAATAA